One Rhodothermales bacterium genomic window carries:
- the polA gene encoding DNA polymerase I has product MVKNNTLYLLDAMALAYRSHFIFISRPLINSKGQNTSATYGFASALLKLIEDHKIEHIAVVFDVMGEGGTFRDQLFGEYKAHRDPPPEELLANIPVIKALVEAFDIPVVEREGFEADDVIGTLARLAEADGENVVIVSPDKDFQQLISEKITQYRPAYRGEEFDPITLDRFREKFGVEPIQFIDILALMGDKADNVPGVPGIGEKGAIQLVQEYGSVEALVEHASELKGKKAREGLTEHREAALLSKKLVTIITDLDVDLDWHKLKIAKPNLTEIDRICQLMEFGGLREKLMTKARTILGEEPAPAGAVAPGQTLSLGLDAGEAVSHYDPETTTYQIVHNRQELEAMAKTLAAQPRFAFDTETTSVDAMMASLVGMSFSWEINQGVYIPTPLPDGTSTPDILQVVGPLLEGEKPKIGHNLKYDITVLRRHGVDVAGPYFDTMIAHYLLAPDEQHGLDWVSRAVLNYRMIPISDLIGTGKNQKSMRDVPLDQIGPYAAEDADISLRLATILEEELDREGLRKIADDIEFPLMDVLVEMEMTGVRVDRDVLADLSRQMAIDIAAYEKQIYEAAGEEFNIGSPVQLGVILFDKLGLPIVEKTPKGQPSTRERVLEELATEHPLPGLILDWRELAKLKSTYVDSLPELVNPETGRIHTNYNQTIAATGRLSSTNPNLQNIPIRTPQGQAVRKAFIPVEGNVLMAADYVQIELRILAHMSGDPGLKAAFEQGEDIHTATAALVYKIPIDQVTKDQRRKAKEVNYGIPYGISAFGLAQRLRCPRSEAQMLIDQYQQAYPAVAGFLAMQVEKAREKGYCETLLGRRRYVPNINARNRNERSAAERISVNMPIQGTQADMIKLAMIRIHNRLAAEKRNAKMILQVHDELVLTLPPAEVDDVRGLVEHEMVNALKLDIPIEVDINVANNWLEAH; this is encoded by the coding sequence GTGGTCAAGAATAACACCCTCTATCTCCTCGATGCGATGGCGCTCGCCTATCGCTCCCATTTTATTTTCATCAGCCGGCCGCTGATCAATTCCAAAGGCCAGAACACCTCGGCGACCTACGGATTCGCCTCCGCGTTGCTCAAACTCATCGAGGATCACAAGATCGAACACATCGCGGTCGTGTTCGACGTCATGGGCGAGGGCGGGACGTTTCGCGACCAGCTGTTCGGCGAATACAAGGCGCACCGCGATCCGCCGCCCGAAGAGCTGCTGGCCAACATCCCCGTCATCAAGGCGCTCGTCGAGGCCTTCGACATCCCGGTGGTGGAGCGCGAAGGGTTCGAGGCCGACGATGTGATCGGCACGCTCGCCCGGCTCGCCGAGGCGGACGGGGAAAACGTCGTGATCGTGTCGCCCGACAAGGACTTCCAGCAGCTCATTTCGGAGAAAATCACGCAGTACCGGCCGGCGTATCGCGGCGAGGAGTTCGACCCGATCACGCTCGATCGCTTCCGGGAGAAGTTCGGCGTCGAGCCCATCCAGTTTATCGACATCCTCGCGCTGATGGGCGACAAGGCGGATAACGTCCCGGGCGTCCCGGGCATCGGCGAAAAGGGGGCGATCCAGCTCGTGCAGGAGTACGGCAGCGTGGAAGCGCTGGTGGAACACGCGAGCGAACTCAAGGGCAAAAAGGCCCGCGAAGGCCTGACCGAGCACCGGGAGGCCGCGCTGCTGAGCAAGAAGCTCGTGACGATCATCACCGACCTCGATGTGGATCTCGACTGGCACAAGCTCAAGATCGCAAAGCCCAACCTCACCGAGATCGACAGGATCTGTCAGCTCATGGAGTTCGGCGGCCTGCGGGAGAAGCTGATGACGAAGGCCCGGACGATCCTGGGCGAGGAGCCGGCGCCGGCCGGCGCGGTGGCGCCCGGGCAAACCCTCAGCCTCGGGCTGGATGCCGGCGAGGCGGTCAGCCACTACGACCCCGAGACGACGACGTACCAGATCGTCCATAACCGCCAGGAGCTGGAGGCGATGGCAAAAACCCTCGCCGCGCAGCCCCGGTTCGCCTTCGACACCGAGACCACCTCCGTCGACGCCATGATGGCCTCGCTGGTCGGCATGTCGTTTTCGTGGGAGATCAACCAGGGTGTCTACATCCCCACGCCGCTGCCCGACGGGACCTCGACCCCCGACATTCTCCAGGTCGTTGGTCCGTTATTGGAAGGCGAAAAACCGAAGATCGGTCACAACCTGAAGTACGACATCACGGTGCTGCGCCGGCATGGGGTGGACGTGGCCGGGCCGTACTTCGACACCATGATCGCGCACTACCTCCTCGCGCCCGACGAACAGCACGGGCTCGACTGGGTGTCGCGCGCGGTGCTCAACTACCGGATGATCCCCATCAGCGACCTCATCGGCACCGGCAAGAACCAGAAGTCGATGCGCGATGTCCCGCTGGATCAGATCGGCCCGTATGCCGCCGAAGACGCGGACATCTCGCTCCGGCTCGCGACCATCCTTGAGGAAGAACTCGACCGGGAAGGCCTCCGCAAGATCGCGGACGACATCGAGTTTCCGCTGATGGACGTCCTGGTGGAGATGGAGATGACGGGCGTACGGGTGGACCGAGACGTGCTCGCCGACCTCTCCAGGCAGATGGCGATAGACATTGCCGCCTACGAGAAGCAGATCTACGAGGCCGCCGGCGAGGAATTTAACATCGGCTCGCCCGTCCAGCTCGGCGTCATCCTGTTCGACAAGCTCGGCCTGCCGATCGTCGAAAAGACCCCGAAGGGCCAGCCCTCGACGCGCGAGCGCGTCCTGGAGGAACTGGCGACCGAGCATCCGCTGCCCGGCCTCATCCTCGACTGGCGGGAGCTCGCCAAACTCAAGAGCACGTACGTCGACAGCCTCCCCGAACTCGTCAATCCCGAGACGGGGCGCATCCATACGAACTACAACCAGACGATCGCCGCGACGGGCCGGCTATCGTCCACGAACCCCAATCTCCAGAATATCCCCATCCGAACGCCACAGGGCCAGGCCGTGCGTAAGGCGTTCATCCCGGTCGAGGGGAATGTGCTCATGGCGGCCGACTACGTGCAGATCGAACTCCGCATTCTCGCGCACATGAGCGGCGACCCGGGGTTAAAAGCGGCGTTCGAGCAGGGCGAAGACATCCACACCGCCACGGCCGCTCTCGTGTATAAAATCCCCATCGATCAGGTCACCAAAGACCAGCGGCGCAAGGCGAAGGAGGTCAACTACGGCATCCCCTACGGCATATCGGCCTTCGGCCTGGCGCAGCGGCTGCGCTGCCCGCGGTCCGAGGCGCAGATGCTGATCGATCAATACCAGCAGGCCTATCCGGCGGTCGCCGGCTTTCTGGCGATGCAGGTCGAGAAGGCGCGCGAAAAGGGGTATTGCGAGACGCTCCTGGGCCGCCGGCGCTACGTGCCGAACATCAATGCCCGCAACCGCAACGAACGCTCCGCCGCCGAGCGCATCTCGGTCAACATGCCGATCCAGGGCACCCAGGCCGACATGATCAAACTCGCCATGATCCGGATACATAACCGCCTCGCCGCCGAGAAGCGAAACGCGAAGATGATCCTCCAGGTGCACGACGAACTCGTGCTGACGCTGCCGCCGGCGGAAGTCGACGACGTTCGCGGCCTCGTGGAGCACGAAATGGTCAACGCGCTGAAGCTGGATATCCCGATCGAAGTCGATATCAACGTGGCGAACAACTGGCTGGAGGCGCATTGA
- the rfbB gene encoding dTDP-glucose 4,6-dehydratase, whose translation MSSDPARPTHHPERVLVTGGAGFIGSNLLLHLVPRHPEVVFVNLDKLTYAGNLANLQAIENAPNYRFVQGDIVELEALHALFAEHRFTTVIHLAAESHVDRSILDPLAFARTNVMGTMALLEAARKRWTDAGNYRFYHISTDEVFGSLGDEGFFSEETPYDPRSPYSASKAASDHFVRAYHHTYDLPVVLSNCSNNYGPYQFPEKLIPLFILNALHDKPVPVYGQGTNVRDWLYVEDHAEAIETILFHGETGATYTIGGDSERPNIELVRLLLDLVDERLGRPAGTGQALITYVKDRAGHDFRYAMDHTRLTGSLGWKPRHTLETGLRRTVDWYLENQHWLSAVVDQSYRDYYLRQYHGR comes from the coding sequence ATGTCCAGTGACCCTGCTCGCCCCACCCACCACCCCGAGCGCGTGCTCGTCACCGGCGGCGCCGGCTTCATCGGGTCCAACCTGCTCCTTCACCTGGTGCCGCGGCATCCGGAGGTGGTTTTTGTTAATCTGGACAAACTCACCTACGCCGGCAACCTCGCCAACCTCCAGGCCATCGAAAACGCCCCGAACTACCGGTTCGTCCAGGGCGATATCGTGGAGTTGGAGGCCCTGCATGCCCTGTTCGCCGAACACCGCTTCACGACCGTGATCCACCTCGCGGCGGAGTCGCACGTCGACCGCTCGATCCTCGACCCGCTGGCATTTGCGCGGACGAATGTGATGGGGACGATGGCGCTGCTGGAGGCCGCGCGCAAGCGCTGGACGGACGCCGGCAACTACCGCTTTTACCACATCTCCACCGACGAGGTCTTTGGCAGCCTCGGCGACGAGGGGTTTTTCAGTGAGGAGACGCCCTACGATCCCCGCTCGCCGTATTCGGCTTCCAAGGCGGCATCGGACCACTTCGTGCGGGCGTACCATCACACGTACGATCTCCCCGTCGTCCTCTCGAATTGCTCGAATAACTACGGCCCCTACCAGTTTCCTGAAAAGCTCATCCCGCTGTTTATTCTGAACGCCCTGCACGATAAACCGGTGCCGGTGTACGGCCAGGGGACGAACGTGCGGGACTGGCTGTATGTCGAGGACCACGCGGAGGCCATCGAAACCATCCTGTTTCACGGCGAAACCGGCGCGACCTATACGATCGGCGGCGACAGCGAGCGGCCGAACATCGAACTGGTCCGACTCCTGCTGGATCTGGTGGACGAGCGCCTTGGCCGGCCGGCCGGCACGGGACAGGCGCTGATCACCTACGTCAAGGACCGCGCCGGACACGACTTCCGCTACGCGATGGACCACACCCGACTCACCGGGTCCCTAGGATGGAAACCCCGCCACACCCTCGAAACCGGGCTCCGGCGGACGGTCGACTGGTACCTGGAGAACCAGCACTGGCTGTCGGCAGTGGTGGATCAATCCTACCGCGACTACTACCTCAGGCAATACCACGGGCGGTAG
- a CDS encoding alpha/beta hydrolase domain-containing protein, which produces MTLHRTALFLIVNLLLGTGTLNAQIVRLEIRERITPAPENPGYEKLVGRAFGEVDPSDPRNAVITDLTLAPRNEAGRVAYAADFILLKPIDLSRSNGILHYLAPNRGRAIPAPDSVLMAQGVSFLWGAWQGDVPTGGNRLTLDVPIARRADGSPVTGPVRVEFVGLPGPPRPEMPLQGNYFNAGQMAYPPARPDHAGAVLTRRVRETDARQFIPNDRWAFASCDTSTHPFPGIPDEEHVCLEGGFESDYLYELVYEARDPRVLGLGLAAIRDMVTFFRGRTSAAAGDPNPLGASIRFALGAGVSQSGNLMKTFVHLGFNESLDGRRVFEGLFPLVAARQTNINMRFAVPGGGGGVRADHRAFGQSSARGFAPDYHDDIRGTTGGIFTRCAASDTCPKTFLGLSGSELWALQGSPALTDAYGTRDLVQPEDLRIYYFAGTQHGTSPVSWNPAMTVYPAGVESTFDPIVRALWQRLTAWVLDGTPPPSSRVPRVGDGTLVPPEALGYPAMQGVSFPVQGEPQPVPAFAYLARYTSLGLLDFGPRFDEPDESGIADVLPPAYLGKDYAILVAAVDADGNEVAGIQPPGNAAPLGTNLPYSYGARLDLGDLFWLSGTFIPFHETKAGRLAAGDERLSLEERYGDHAGYVEAVRRAVQTLVDQGFMLPDDARRTIAQTESSDVLK; this is translated from the coding sequence ATGACCTTGCACCGCACCGCGTTATTCCTCATTGTCAACCTGCTCCTGGGTACCGGCACCCTGAACGCCCAGATTGTCCGCCTGGAGATCCGGGAGCGTATCACGCCAGCACCCGAAAACCCCGGCTACGAGAAGCTTGTCGGGCGCGCGTTCGGCGAGGTCGACCCTTCCGACCCGCGCAACGCCGTCATCACCGATCTGACGCTGGCGCCGCGAAACGAAGCGGGCCGCGTCGCCTATGCCGCCGACTTCATCCTCCTCAAACCCATCGACCTCTCCCGGTCCAATGGGATCCTCCACTATCTCGCCCCCAATCGCGGCCGTGCGATCCCCGCGCCCGATTCGGTCCTTATGGCGCAGGGGGTCTCGTTCCTCTGGGGCGCGTGGCAGGGGGATGTGCCGACCGGGGGGAATCGGCTCACGCTGGACGTCCCCATCGCCCGTCGTGCCGATGGGTCGCCGGTGACCGGCCCGGTGCGCGTCGAGTTCGTCGGGCTGCCCGGACCGCCCCGGCCCGAGATGCCGCTTCAGGGCAACTATTTCAACGCCGGCCAGATGGCCTATCCGCCTGCCCGGCCGGACCATGCGGGCGCCGTGCTGACCCGGCGCGTCAGGGAAACCGATGCACGCCAGTTCATCCCCAACGACCGATGGGCGTTTGCCTCATGCGATACCTCAACCCACCCGTTTCCCGGGATACCGGATGAAGAACACGTCTGCCTCGAAGGCGGCTTCGAGTCCGACTACCTCTACGAACTCGTCTACGAAGCCCGCGACCCGCGCGTGCTGGGGTTGGGACTGGCCGCGATCCGGGACATGGTGACCTTCTTCCGGGGCCGGACATCCGCGGCGGCCGGCGACCCGAATCCGCTCGGCGCGTCGATCCGCTTCGCCCTGGGCGCCGGCGTGTCGCAGTCCGGCAACCTGATGAAAACCTTCGTCCACCTCGGATTCAATGAATCGCTCGACGGCCGGCGGGTGTTCGAGGGGCTCTTCCCGCTCGTCGCCGCGCGGCAGACGAACATCAACATGCGTTTTGCCGTCCCGGGCGGCGGTGGCGGCGTCCGGGCTGACCATCGGGCGTTCGGGCAAAGCTCGGCGCGCGGTTTTGCGCCCGACTATCACGACGACATCCGCGGCACCACGGGCGGGATCTTCACCCGGTGCGCGGCTTCCGACACCTGCCCGAAGACGTTCCTCGGCCTGAGTGGCTCCGAGTTGTGGGCGCTCCAGGGGTCGCCGGCGCTGACCGACGCCTATGGGACGCGCGACCTCGTTCAGCCCGAGGATCTCCGCATCTATTATTTCGCCGGCACCCAGCACGGCACGTCGCCCGTGTCCTGGAATCCGGCCATGACGGTCTATCCCGCCGGCGTCGAATCCACGTTCGATCCGATCGTGCGTGCGCTGTGGCAGCGGCTGACCGCCTGGGTGCTGGACGGGACGCCGCCGCCGTCCAGCCGCGTGCCCCGCGTCGGAGACGGTACGCTCGTGCCGCCCGAGGCGCTCGGGTACCCGGCCATGCAGGGCGTGTCGTTTCCGGTGCAGGGCGAACCGCAACCGGTGCCGGCGTTCGCGTATCTGGCGCGCTACACCAGCCTCGGCCTGCTGGACTTCGGGCCCCGCTTCGACGAGCCGGACGAGAGCGGCATCGCGGATGTGCTTCCGCCGGCCTATCTGGGGAAAGATTATGCGATCCTCGTCGCGGCCGTCGACGCCGACGGCAACGAGGTGGCCGGCATTCAGCCGCCCGGCAACGCGGCCCCTCTGGGCACGAATCTGCCCTACAGCTATGGCGCCCGCCTCGATCTGGGTGACCTCTTCTGGCTGAGCGGCACCTTCATCCCGTTTCATGAAACGAAAGCCGGCCGGCTGGCAGCCGGCGACGAGCGGCTTTCGCTCGAGGAACGGTATGGCGATCACGCCGGCTACGTCGAGGCCGTGCGCCGCGCCGTACAGACGCTGGTTGATCAGGGGTTCATGCTGCCCGATGACGCCCGCCGCACGATCGCGCAGACGGAATCCAGCGATGTGCTTAAATGA
- a CDS encoding acyclic terpene utilization AtuA family protein: MRLGSGAGYAGDRIEPAVELAEKGGIDYLVFECLAERTIALAQLARRRDPASGYDPLLERRMRAVLPACASRGIRIVTNAGAANPVAGAEAVRRVAAALGLGRLRIAAVTGDDVLQQLDLVQDLILETGEPLAVLGDRIVSANAYIGAAPIVEALAAGADVVVTGRAADPALFLAPLIHEFGWAMDDWAHLGRGTLAGHLLECAGQITGGYYADPGYDEVTDLARLGFPIGEVTPDGAIVITSVPESGGRVTEATCKQQLLYEIHDPARYATPDVLADFSQATVREIAPGRVQVDGASGRPRPDRLKASIGYHDGFIGEGQISYAGPGAEARGRLALEIVRERLRLTRVDVSETRFELIGIDALHGAERSAGFSPYEVRVRVAGRATQREAAERLANEVETLYTNGPAGGGGVAKSVREVIAVASTLIPRERVATAVHYLEV, from the coding sequence GTGCGTCTGGGGTCCGGGGCCGGTTATGCGGGAGATCGCATCGAGCCGGCCGTCGAACTCGCCGAAAAGGGCGGCATCGACTATCTCGTTTTCGAGTGCCTCGCCGAGCGCACCATCGCGCTGGCGCAGCTTGCCCGCCGGCGCGACCCCGCATCGGGGTACGACCCGCTTCTCGAACGGCGGATGCGCGCCGTGCTGCCGGCTTGCGCGTCGCGTGGCATCCGCATCGTCACCAACGCCGGCGCGGCCAACCCGGTCGCCGGCGCAGAAGCGGTCCGGCGCGTCGCGGCCGCGCTTGGATTGGGCAGGCTCCGGATCGCCGCCGTGACAGGCGACGATGTCCTGCAGCAACTCGACCTTGTGCAGGACCTGATCCTCGAGACGGGCGAGCCGCTGGCGGTCCTCGGCGATCGCATCGTGTCGGCCAACGCGTACATCGGCGCGGCGCCGATCGTCGAGGCCCTCGCCGCGGGCGCCGACGTCGTCGTAACCGGCCGGGCCGCCGACCCGGCGCTGTTCCTCGCGCCCCTGATCCACGAATTCGGATGGGCGATGGACGACTGGGCGCACCTCGGCCGCGGCACGCTCGCCGGCCACCTGCTCGAATGCGCCGGCCAGATCACCGGCGGCTATTATGCCGATCCAGGGTACGACGAGGTCACCGATCTTGCGCGACTCGGCTTCCCGATCGGGGAGGTAACACCGGATGGCGCGATCGTCATAACCAGCGTGCCGGAATCGGGCGGGCGGGTCACCGAGGCCACCTGCAAGCAGCAGCTGCTCTACGAAATCCACGATCCCGCCCGGTACGCCACCCCCGATGTGCTGGCCGATTTTTCGCAGGCGACGGTGCGGGAAATAGCCCCGGGCCGCGTGCAGGTCGACGGCGCCTCAGGCCGGCCAAGACCGGATCGCCTCAAAGCGAGCATCGGATACCACGATGGCTTCATCGGCGAGGGGCAGATATCCTACGCCGGCCCCGGCGCCGAGGCGCGCGGCCGGCTGGCGCTGGAGATCGTCCGCGAACGGCTGCGGCTGACCCGGGTCGACGTGTCGGAAACGCGTTTCGAGCTCATCGGCATCGATGCCCTGCATGGCGCCGAGCGGTCTGCCGGCTTCTCGCCCTATGAGGTACGTGTCCGCGTGGCGGGCCGGGCGACGCAGCGGGAGGCGGCGGAGCGGCTGGCAAACGAGGTCGAGACGCTGTATACCAACGGCCCCGCCGGCGGGGGCGGGGTGGCGAAGTCGGTGCGCGAAGTCATTGCCGTAGCCTCGACGCTCATCCCGCGGGAGCGGGTCGCGACGGCCGTTCACTACCTGGAGGTTTGA